The following proteins come from a genomic window of Solwaraspora sp. WMMA2065:
- a CDS encoding SDR family NAD(P)-dependent oxidoreductase: MTVDDVRPLDESAQAGVDPAQLAVCLDVIEALSALPSDHPDVVRVQRATAKLYKSVKRQRRAERRDAVLSADRAVTAATATGAPGRIDDETKGIPLVSSTAGATAGILRQPRACYICKERYREVDAFYHQLCPPCAKLNHERRDARTDLTGRRALLTGGRAKIGMYIALRLLRDGAHTTITTRFPQDAARRFAAMDDSDQWLHRLRIVGVDLRDPAQVIAVADSVAAQGPLDILINNAAQTVRRSSGAYAQLVAAESAPLPDGPLPEIVSFASVGGRGAAATAIAGPSQPSAITPQALTALALTSGSATPDRIALATAIDAGGLVPDLDPVNSWVQRVHEVDAVELLEVQLCNSVAPFILISRLRPAMAAAAARRKYVVNVSAMEGVFSRGYKGPGHPHTNMAKAALNMLTRTSAREMLTDGILMTAVDTGWITDERPHPTKMRLADEGFHAPLDLVDGAARVYDPIVRGEQGEDLFGCFLKDYAPAAW; this comes from the coding sequence ATGACGGTGGACGACGTACGGCCGCTTGATGAGTCGGCCCAGGCCGGGGTCGACCCGGCGCAGCTGGCGGTCTGCCTCGACGTCATCGAGGCGCTGTCGGCGCTGCCGTCCGACCATCCGGACGTGGTACGGGTGCAGCGGGCCACCGCGAAGCTGTACAAGTCGGTGAAGCGCCAGCGGCGGGCCGAGCGACGCGACGCCGTCCTCTCCGCCGACCGGGCCGTCACCGCCGCGACCGCCACCGGGGCACCCGGGCGCATCGACGACGAGACCAAAGGCATCCCGCTGGTGTCGTCGACCGCCGGCGCCACCGCCGGCATCCTGCGCCAGCCCCGCGCCTGCTACATCTGCAAGGAGCGCTACCGGGAGGTGGACGCGTTCTACCACCAGCTCTGCCCGCCGTGCGCCAAGCTCAACCACGAGCGCCGTGACGCCCGTACCGACCTGACCGGCCGCCGGGCGCTGCTCACCGGCGGCCGGGCCAAGATCGGCATGTACATCGCGCTGCGGCTGCTGCGCGACGGCGCGCACACCACGATCACCACCCGGTTCCCGCAGGACGCCGCCCGCCGGTTCGCCGCCATGGACGACAGCGACCAGTGGCTGCACCGGCTGCGGATCGTCGGCGTCGACCTGCGCGACCCGGCCCAGGTGATCGCGGTCGCCGATTCGGTGGCCGCGCAGGGTCCGCTGGACATCCTGATCAACAACGCGGCGCAGACCGTCCGGCGCAGCTCCGGCGCGTACGCCCAGCTGGTCGCCGCGGAGTCGGCGCCGCTGCCCGACGGGCCGCTGCCGGAGATCGTCAGCTTCGCCTCGGTCGGTGGCCGGGGCGCCGCCGCGACGGCGATCGCCGGACCGTCGCAGCCGTCGGCGATCACCCCCCAGGCGCTCACTGCGTTGGCGTTGACCAGTGGCTCGGCCACCCCGGACCGGATCGCCCTGGCCACCGCGATCGACGCCGGTGGGCTGGTGCCGGACCTCGACCCGGTGAACAGCTGGGTGCAGCGGGTGCACGAGGTCGACGCGGTGGAGCTGCTGGAGGTGCAGCTGTGCAACTCCGTCGCCCCGTTCATCCTGATCAGCCGGCTGCGACCGGCGATGGCCGCTGCGGCTGCCCGGCGCAAGTACGTGGTGAACGTGTCGGCGATGGAGGGAGTGTTCAGCCGCGGCTACAAGGGGCCCGGTCACCCGCACACCAACATGGCCAAGGCCGCGCTGAACATGCTGACCCGCACCAGCGCGCGGGAGATGCTGACCGATGGAATCCTGATGACCGCCGTCGACACCGGCTGGATCACCGACGAACGGCCGCACCCGACGAAGATGCGGCTGGCCGACGAGGGCTTCCACGCACCGCTGGACCTGGTCGACGGCGCGGCCCGGGTGTACGACCCGATCGTCCGTGGTGAGCAGGGCGAGGACCTGTTCGGCTGCTTCCTGAAGGACTACGCACCGGCCGCCTGGTAG